A single genomic interval of Alistipes provencensis harbors:
- a CDS encoding SusC/RagA family TonB-linked outer membrane protein, translating into MNYCPTNANRLRRKGVAACVAFLTLLVPAFASVHAAGNPASPAADSVRRQPAAAKTTVKGYVFDESNQPLFGATVTEEGTTNAVAVDKNGSYQIQVMPREGLKLTYRFLGMEPQTVEVGRRSTIDVVLKSDAVKISDVVVTGYGNILREAYTGSASILSSNDISRRAAGSFEGLLGGLVPGLLSSGSGQPGDAAELRLRGFGSIGSGGQPLYVIDGVVFDQDNTSGHSGAVSSPMATLNPADIASITILKDAASASLYGSQGANGVIVITTKQGVPSDRVRYTLSVQAGFSRISPAVRPDLVDSEQYKELWTEGQFHRLVQQAGGQFVENLNGLYNNKLGFTVDGKNYYQWYKQAQQDFNNYYAVPRPDGSYYSYDFWGADAGKLPSVDWYDKILRNASFQQYDLSLSGGSSTLKYYMSVGYLNQQGIIINSDLQRYSARVSVSADDRKKRINWGASANISRTEQSGPLTSGSNYNMPHYAALLLPSVVPAYLEDGSYNFRFPNNLLNGNHNPIASARDNIRKRPQFNLFVSAWVRLNITDWLDFRSDISQYYITGRRSDYFDRDFGTGYLVGGELTDYDSKRLKTTNKNMLNFNYTLNGRHRFSATAGLELVDFRQEWNSVTAVNFLNDLRPVLSSAAEISGWNGSGYDYSQVSIVTRADYSYRYRYFIGGSFRQDRSSRFSPEHRTGNFWSVSAAYRITNENWAWLDPVKRIFNNIKFKASYGYNGNLPSKYYNWRTLYNGSGRYDSGHALSQTFRATYDLSWEKNNVFNVGVDLGMFRDRIRISAEYYSRKSTDLLQEVPVSQVSGYSTMLMNTSAGIRNRGFELDLDAHILNKLFKWDLKLNMATLSAKYFGLEQDIIGSNAQIMRNGQSVGAWYLNKFAGIDSNTGQVLYYGVDEYGNDIISNSDNPSFRRIVGKGVPTVSGGFNTLFSYRGWDLSALFTYAWGHDVYDSRAAGRTGIDGQSMDYNIDARQLDRWTPDNRYASNRIRINGQTSAGSSTRYLYKGDYLKMKNVRLQYTFPASTFRKLRMTGFSLFVQAENLWVWTEAQGYDPDLQIDGYIATAKYPSAMTFTAGLNFNF; encoded by the coding sequence ATGAACTATTGTCCTACAAATGCGAACCGTTTGCGGCGCAAGGGTGTGGCGGCATGTGTCGCATTTCTGACCCTGCTTGTCCCGGCTTTCGCGTCGGTGCACGCTGCCGGGAATCCGGCCTCCCCGGCAGCGGATTCGGTGCGGCGGCAGCCGGCCGCGGCGAAGACAACCGTCAAAGGGTATGTCTTCGACGAGAGCAACCAGCCGCTTTTCGGCGCCACCGTCACCGAGGAGGGGACCACGAACGCCGTGGCCGTCGACAAGAACGGTTCTTACCAGATACAGGTAATGCCCCGCGAAGGCCTGAAGCTGACCTATCGTTTCCTCGGCATGGAGCCGCAGACGGTCGAGGTGGGGCGTCGGAGTACGATCGACGTGGTGCTGAAAAGCGATGCCGTGAAAATCAGCGACGTGGTGGTGACCGGTTACGGGAACATCCTTAGGGAGGCCTATACGGGTTCAGCCTCGATACTTTCGTCGAACGACATTTCCCGGCGTGCCGCGGGGTCGTTCGAGGGTCTGCTCGGCGGACTTGTCCCCGGCCTGCTCTCTTCGGGCTCCGGACAGCCCGGCGATGCGGCCGAACTGCGTCTGCGCGGCTTCGGGTCGATCGGTTCGGGCGGGCAACCCCTCTATGTCATCGACGGAGTGGTCTTCGATCAGGACAACACCTCGGGGCACAGCGGTGCGGTGTCGAGCCCCATGGCTACGCTCAATCCGGCTGACATTGCCAGCATCACCATCCTCAAGGACGCCGCCTCGGCGTCGCTCTACGGTTCGCAGGGCGCCAACGGCGTGATCGTCATTACCACCAAGCAGGGCGTCCCGTCCGATCGCGTGCGCTATACGCTCTCGGTGCAAGCGGGTTTCTCGCGCATCTCTCCGGCAGTGCGGCCCGACCTCGTCGATTCGGAGCAGTACAAGGAACTTTGGACCGAAGGTCAATTCCACCGTTTGGTGCAACAGGCCGGCGGACAGTTCGTCGAGAACCTCAACGGGCTTTATAACAACAAGCTTGGCTTCACGGTCGACGGTAAGAACTACTACCAGTGGTACAAGCAGGCGCAGCAGGATTTCAACAATTACTACGCCGTTCCCCGGCCCGACGGTTCGTACTACAGCTACGACTTCTGGGGAGCCGACGCCGGTAAACTCCCTTCGGTCGACTGGTACGACAAGATCCTGCGCAACGCCTCGTTCCAGCAGTACGACCTTTCGCTTTCGGGCGGCAGTTCGACCCTGAAATACTATATGTCCGTGGGCTACCTCAACCAGCAGGGCATCATTATCAACAGCGACCTGCAACGCTATTCGGCCCGTGTCAGCGTGAGCGCCGACGACCGCAAGAAACGTATCAACTGGGGAGCTTCGGCCAACATCAGCCGAACCGAACAGTCGGGGCCTCTCACCAGCGGTTCGAACTACAACATGCCCCATTACGCGGCGCTGTTGCTGCCGTCGGTCGTCCCGGCCTACCTCGAAGACGGTTCCTATAACTTCCGCTTTCCCAACAACCTGCTCAACGGCAACCACAACCCCATCGCCAGTGCCCGCGACAACATCCGCAAACGCCCGCAGTTCAACCTCTTCGTCTCGGCGTGGGTGCGGCTCAACATCACCGACTGGCTCGATTTCCGTTCGGATATTTCGCAGTACTACATCACCGGCCGACGCTCCGACTATTTCGACCGGGATTTCGGTACGGGTTACCTCGTGGGCGGCGAGCTGACCGATTATGATTCGAAGCGCCTGAAGACCACCAACAAGAATATGCTCAACTTCAACTATACGCTCAACGGACGTCACCGCTTCAGCGCGACGGCGGGGTTGGAACTGGTGGATTTCCGTCAGGAGTGGAACTCCGTGACGGCGGTCAATTTCCTCAACGACCTGCGGCCCGTACTTTCGTCCGCCGCCGAAATCTCGGGGTGGAACGGCAGCGGTTATGACTATTCGCAGGTCTCGATCGTCACCCGTGCCGACTATTCCTACCGCTACCGCTATTTCATCGGGGGGTCGTTCCGTCAGGATCGTTCTTCGCGTTTCTCGCCCGAACACCGAACGGGTAATTTCTGGTCCGTGTCGGCGGCTTACCGCATCACCAACGAGAATTGGGCGTGGCTGGACCCTGTGAAGCGGATATTCAACAACATCAAGTTCAAGGCGAGCTACGGCTACAACGGCAACCTGCCGTCGAAATACTACAACTGGCGGACGCTTTACAACGGTTCGGGACGTTATGACTCCGGGCACGCCCTTTCGCAGACGTTCCGTGCGACTTACGACCTGAGCTGGGAGAAGAATAACGTCTTCAATGTGGGCGTCGACTTGGGGATGTTCAGGGACCGCATCCGCATTTCGGCCGAGTACTACTCGCGCAAATCCACCGATCTGTTGCAGGAGGTTCCCGTGTCGCAGGTGTCGGGATACAGCACGATGCTGATGAACACCTCGGCGGGCATCCGCAACCGGGGCTTCGAGCTGGACCTCGACGCGCATATCCTCAACAAGCTCTTCAAGTGGGATCTCAAGCTCAACATGGCCACCCTGAGCGCCAAATATTTCGGTTTGGAACAGGACATCATCGGCTCCAATGCCCAGATCATGCGCAACGGACAGAGTGTCGGTGCGTGGTACCTGAACAAGTTCGCCGGCATCGACTCCAACACCGGACAGGTGCTCTACTACGGTGTGGACGAATATGGCAACGACATCATTTCCAACAGCGACAACCCCTCGTTCCGCCGCATCGTGGGCAAGGGCGTTCCGACCGTGTCGGGCGGTTTCAACACACTGTTCAGCTACCGCGGCTGGGACCTCTCGGCGTTGTTCACCTATGCGTGGGGACACGACGTCTACGATTCGCGCGCCGCGGGCCGCACGGGTATCGACGGCCAGTCGATGGACTACAACATCGACGCGCGCCAGCTCGACCGCTGGACCCCGGACAACCGCTACGCCTCCAACCGCATCCGCATCAACGGCCAGACCTCGGCGGGCAGTTCCACGCGTTACCTCTATAAGGGCGACTACCTCAAGATGAAGAACGTTCGCCTGCAATACACCTTCCCGGCCAGCACTTTCCGCAAACTGCGCATGACAGGCTTCTCGCTCTTCGTGCAGGCCGAGAACCTCTGGGTGTGGACCGAGGCGCAGGGCTACGATCCCGACCTGCAGATCGACGGTTACATCGCTACGGCCAAATACCCCTCGGCCATGACCTTCACGGCCGGTCTCAACTTCAACTTCTAA
- a CDS encoding hybrid sensor histidine kinase/response regulator transcription factor, whose translation MKRGIILHILLLFAAVSVVAARTSDRVISRRYVMENGLSSNRVYSIVQDSLGFIWFGTNDGLNRFDGLDFRKYYYTGEDGDGMSSNSVRWLLISRDNRMWIALDSGVDVYDPQTGVFSHFDVRTDAGEAISGRVLRIAEDADGELWIGTMTDGLYRYTPSTGRLRVYRHDPADASTISQNSVASLLVDSEGVVWVGTYDQGLCAFSKRTGRFTAYRKQPGGLSDNQVHSIYEDAVGYLWIGTYSSGIDCFDRRTGRFVNYRDGRPGSLLHHIHDIVAYGPDEILVASDNGVGIFQIEEGVIRSGDKHKPRVLPVANELVYKAYKDREGGLWLGSYFYGAEYFPPMQHDFRFYGCDNCSSSGKGRIIKALSEGEKGIIWVGTDDDGVYTVNTLTGEVKPFRTAADIGASQYIVSDLLYDGNQLFVATYERGLEVFDLRTGRVKSYSHDPDDEHSLPSSRVFVLFKSATGRIYLGTANGLCRYDREQDCFVRLGIPVRIAAIAEDGDHNLWIATKEDGLYRYDVRTGACRHYLADPDNPHSLVRNVLTVLTVDHDGRLWIGSDGYGVCRYDAATDAFVRYDDLPLPNRIISGIVPSGETLWIATNKGLVRWNTATNVTRLFSRSDGLYNEQFSGHACLVDYSGLFVLGTTDGLCTFSPHRLTDNNRAVPPVVLTSLSIYNRPVTPRSDGSPLVRSIETTREVVLAHDQRMLSIEFAALSYVNPAEMLYRYKLDGFDDKWYVTDGRNRIVNYNNLPSGRYTLRIESAGNNRVWGGGQTVLDIVVRPHALKSPVALTLYALILLLGLTVLIRYLLRRSDRKHSEKLRQLEAKTRQEVYDAKINFFTHITHEIRTPLSLIIGPLEYIRKSRPMNDRYGEYLDIIEMNYKRLFALVTQLLDFRKVDSGNYRLSYAPCGVKELVDGIVPLFGPTARQRGIRLNVAVEPQDLTLITDREALTKILSNLLSNAIKHASGYIWLEVRQCGELVTFVVGDDGPGVAPAEREKIFRPFYQVASDRSATKGSGIGLHMTRQLVELLGGTISVSDRDDGLSGASFRVELPVRGTSAADTGTESRLHEFIIDDLISESPADSDPEAVEEAGAPVRRYTVMLVDDNAEILDFLTRVLGERYFCIAVASSEEALLMLAKNRVDLVISDVMMDGMDGLELCRRIKTDIDTSHIPVVLLTAKTNLETKIQGLEYGADAYIEKPFSIAHLNAQLTNLIAGRNRLREVFVSTPQPATRIEAYNRLDQEFVDRCTAIITENITVPDFSIEMLAQEMGMSRTSVFVKLKAITGTTPNDFIKLIRLKVACKLMAEGHYRATEVGFLVGFNSSSYFAKCFFKQFGMRPNDYIKSLERAAPGDGAEF comes from the coding sequence ATGAAACGCGGAATCATCCTCCATATCTTGTTACTGTTCGCAGCGGTCTCGGTCGTGGCGGCCCGTACCTCGGACCGCGTTATATCGCGTCGGTATGTGATGGAGAACGGACTTTCGTCGAATCGTGTTTACAGCATTGTGCAGGATTCGCTGGGCTTCATTTGGTTCGGGACCAACGACGGGCTCAACCGTTTCGACGGGCTCGATTTCCGAAAGTACTACTATACAGGCGAGGATGGCGACGGGATGTCGAGCAACAGTGTCCGCTGGCTGCTGATAAGCCGGGACAATCGTATGTGGATCGCTTTGGACAGCGGGGTCGATGTCTACGATCCCCAAACGGGCGTTTTCAGCCATTTCGACGTCCGGACCGATGCGGGTGAAGCCATCAGCGGCCGGGTGCTGCGTATTGCCGAGGACGCGGACGGTGAATTGTGGATCGGGACGATGACCGACGGACTTTACCGTTATACGCCCTCCACCGGCCGGTTGCGGGTTTACCGGCATGATCCGGCCGATGCGTCGACCATTTCTCAGAATTCGGTCGCTTCGCTCTTGGTTGACAGCGAAGGAGTTGTCTGGGTGGGGACCTACGATCAGGGGCTCTGCGCCTTTTCGAAGCGGACCGGGCGTTTTACCGCCTACCGCAAACAGCCGGGCGGTCTTTCGGACAATCAGGTGCACAGCATCTACGAAGATGCGGTCGGCTATCTCTGGATCGGAACCTACTCTTCCGGTATCGATTGTTTTGACCGCCGGACCGGACGTTTCGTCAACTACCGCGACGGGCGTCCCGGCAGCCTGCTCCACCACATCCACGACATCGTCGCCTATGGTCCCGACGAGATACTCGTCGCTTCGGACAACGGGGTCGGCATCTTTCAGATCGAAGAGGGGGTGATCCGTTCGGGCGATAAACACAAACCGCGCGTGCTTCCCGTTGCGAACGAACTGGTTTACAAGGCCTATAAAGACCGTGAGGGCGGTTTGTGGCTGGGTTCCTATTTCTACGGAGCGGAGTATTTTCCGCCGATGCAGCACGATTTTCGCTTCTACGGATGCGACAACTGCTCCTCCTCGGGTAAGGGACGGATCATCAAGGCCCTGAGCGAGGGTGAAAAAGGGATTATCTGGGTGGGTACCGACGACGACGGCGTCTATACCGTCAATACGCTGACCGGGGAAGTCAAGCCTTTCCGCACGGCGGCGGATATCGGGGCGTCCCAATACATTGTTTCGGACCTGCTGTACGACGGCAACCAGCTCTTTGTCGCCACCTATGAACGGGGACTGGAGGTGTTCGACCTGCGGACCGGCCGCGTGAAGAGCTATTCCCACGATCCGGACGACGAACATTCGCTTCCCTCGTCGCGTGTCTTCGTCCTTTTCAAGAGCGCTACCGGGCGTATCTATCTGGGAACGGCCAACGGGTTGTGCCGTTATGACCGTGAGCAGGATTGCTTCGTCCGGCTGGGTATTCCCGTCCGTATCGCGGCCATCGCCGAGGATGGCGACCACAATCTCTGGATCGCAACCAAAGAGGACGGACTCTATCGCTACGACGTTCGGACAGGGGCTTGCCGTCACTATCTGGCTGATCCGGACAATCCTCACTCGTTGGTGCGCAACGTGCTTACGGTGCTGACCGTCGATCACGACGGCCGTCTGTGGATCGGTTCCGACGGTTACGGCGTCTGCCGTTACGATGCCGCTACGGACGCTTTTGTCCGTTACGACGATCTGCCGCTTCCCAACCGCATCATTTCGGGTATCGTTCCCAGCGGCGAAACGCTTTGGATCGCAACCAATAAGGGGCTCGTGCGCTGGAACACGGCAACGAATGTGACGCGGCTTTTTTCCCGCTCGGACGGGCTTTACAACGAGCAGTTCTCCGGGCACGCCTGCTTGGTTGACTATAGCGGTCTGTTTGTTCTGGGCACCACCGACGGCCTTTGTACTTTCTCGCCCCATCGTCTCACGGACAATAACCGCGCGGTTCCGCCGGTGGTACTCACGTCGCTTTCCATTTACAACCGCCCTGTCACTCCCCGGAGCGACGGATCGCCGCTGGTGCGTTCCATCGAGACGACGCGTGAGGTTGTGCTGGCTCACGACCAGCGGATGCTCAGTATCGAATTCGCGGCATTGAGTTACGTCAATCCGGCCGAGATGCTCTACCGTTACAAACTGGATGGCTTCGACGACAAATGGTATGTCACCGACGGCCGCAACCGTATCGTCAACTACAACAACCTTCCTTCCGGCCGCTATACGTTGCGTATCGAGAGTGCAGGCAACAACAGGGTGTGGGGTGGCGGACAGACCGTGCTCGATATCGTCGTCCGTCCGCATGCGCTCAAATCGCCCGTGGCGCTGACGCTCTATGCGCTTATCCTGCTGCTGGGGCTGACCGTCCTGATCCGTTACCTGCTCCGGCGTTCGGACAGGAAGCACAGCGAGAAACTCCGGCAGCTTGAAGCGAAGACCCGGCAGGAGGTCTACGACGCCAAGATCAACTTCTTCACCCACATTACGCACGAGATACGGACGCCGCTGAGCCTCATCATCGGGCCGCTGGAATACATTCGCAAGTCGCGGCCGATGAACGACAGATACGGCGAATACCTCGATATTATCGAGATGAACTACAAACGTCTCTTTGCGCTGGTGACACAACTGCTCGACTTCCGCAAGGTCGATTCGGGCAATTACCGTCTCAGCTATGCTCCCTGCGGCGTGAAGGAGCTCGTCGACGGGATCGTGCCGCTGTTCGGCCCGACGGCCCGGCAGCGGGGCATCCGGTTGAATGTGGCGGTCGAGCCGCAGGACCTGACGCTGATCACCGATCGTGAGGCGCTGACCAAGATTCTCAGCAACCTCCTTTCCAATGCCATCAAACATGCCTCCGGGTATATCTGGCTCGAAGTGCGGCAATGCGGGGAGCTGGTGACATTCGTTGTCGGAGACGACGGGCCGGGCGTTGCCCCTGCTGAGCGCGAGAAGATATTCCGGCCTTTCTATCAGGTCGCTTCCGACCGTTCGGCGACCAAAGGCAGCGGCATCGGGCTGCACATGACCCGGCAATTGGTTGAATTACTCGGAGGGACGATCTCCGTTTCCGACCGGGACGATGGGCTTTCGGGCGCCTCCTTCCGTGTGGAACTGCCCGTCCGCGGGACGTCGGCGGCCGACACCGGGACGGAGAGCCGGCTCCATGAGTTCATCATCGACGATCTCATCTCGGAGAGCCCTGCCGACTCCGATCCGGAGGCCGTTGAGGAGGCCGGAGCCCCGGTGCGGCGCTATACTGTCATGCTGGTCGACGATAATGCCGAAATACTGGATTTTCTCACCCGGGTATTGGGCGAACGCTACTTCTGTATCGCTGTGGCGAGCAGCGAGGAGGCGTTGCTTATGCTGGCCAAAAACCGGGTCGATCTGGTGATAAGCGACGTGATGATGGACGGAATGGACGGCCTCGAGCTGTGTCGCCGCATCAAGACCGACATCGACACTTCGCATATCCCGGTGGTGCTGCTGACCGCCAAGACCAACCTCGAAACCAAGATTCAGGGGTTGGAGTACGGCGCCGACGCCTACATCGAAAAACCCTTCTCCATTGCCCACCTCAATGCACAGCTCACAAACCTCATTGCCGGCCGCAACCGGCTCCGCGAGGTCTTTGTTTCCACGCCCCAGCCTGCGACGCGCATCGAGGCCTACAACCGGCTGGATCAGGAGTTTGTAGACCGCTGTACGGCCATCATTACGGAGAACATCACCGTGCCGGACTTCTCCATTGAAATGTTGGCACAAGAGATGGGGATGAGCCGCACCTCGGTGTTCGTCAAACTGAAAGCCATCACCGGGACGACCCCCAACGATTTTATCAAACTCATCCGACTCAAAGTGGCCTGCAAACTGATGGCCGAGGGGCATTACCGGGCCACGGAGGTGGGTTTTCTGGTGGGGTTCAACTCGTCGTCCTATTTTGCCAAGTGCTTTTTCAAGCAGTTCGGGATGCGTCCCAACGACTATATCAAGAGTCTCGAACGGGCTGCGCCCGGTGACGGGGCCGAATTCTGA
- a CDS encoding RagB/SusD family nutrient uptake outer membrane protein has product MKKIRIYLAALLLLPGLSSCGDFLDKESYTDQDREILKTPEGIEALLNGVYDIFQHANYYGRNLMAYEAAKGNDFFVRVSSGNSFERENRYAESTASSGAASGLWLKIYGGIRTATDVIEAIGGVQGMGDDDLHRVEGEARALRGLAYFDLMRLFAYPPRFSFPDGEEYDIGATPGAYAWGVPILDGMDMANNILDYEVRRDSAVTVYGYIEGELLEAKRLLTGTAPRQGHVNYVAVCGLLARLYLYMERWDDVIEQGEEALRAAAGTYRMIPYDTYKTSYYKPFNSENIWELVYSLSDNNGGNSLNYLVRKPTYENPGAENDGQVSQAVGYAAYGLFPATVALLQSDPDDVRGYLVCDLGIANKDYKGYRKYVGETYHYVYNQPVIRLPEIYLTLAEAYLCKEGGSVALAEPYYNCVREARANTTGFESSSVSGALAEVLAERRRELMLEGHNYWDYFRRGETMKRPELLENANKITIAFGYGSGKSQARMQVVYPIPLSELEANKAIRNQQNPGYETYDEVYQTNNE; this is encoded by the coding sequence ATGAAAAAGATACGGATCTATTTGGCTGCGCTTCTCCTGCTTCCGGGGCTGTCTTCGTGCGGGGATTTCCTCGACAAGGAGTCCTACACCGATCAGGACAGGGAGATACTGAAGACCCCCGAAGGTATCGAAGCGCTGCTCAACGGTGTCTACGACATCTTCCAGCATGCGAACTATTACGGACGCAACCTGATGGCCTACGAGGCCGCCAAGGGCAACGACTTCTTCGTGCGCGTGTCGAGCGGCAACAGCTTCGAACGCGAGAACCGCTATGCCGAGTCTACAGCCTCGTCGGGGGCCGCTTCGGGACTGTGGCTCAAGATTTACGGCGGCATCCGGACCGCCACCGACGTCATCGAGGCTATCGGCGGAGTGCAGGGCATGGGCGACGACGACCTGCACCGGGTCGAGGGTGAAGCCCGTGCACTGCGCGGACTGGCCTATTTCGACCTGATGCGGCTGTTCGCCTACCCGCCGCGCTTCTCCTTCCCCGACGGCGAGGAGTACGACATCGGCGCCACGCCCGGAGCCTATGCGTGGGGCGTGCCCATTCTCGATGGCATGGACATGGCCAACAACATCCTCGACTACGAGGTGCGCCGCGATTCGGCGGTCACGGTCTATGGTTACATCGAGGGCGAACTGCTCGAGGCCAAGCGATTGCTGACCGGCACGGCTCCGCGTCAGGGACACGTCAACTATGTGGCCGTCTGCGGCCTGCTGGCGCGCCTGTATCTCTACATGGAGCGCTGGGACGATGTCATTGAGCAGGGCGAGGAGGCGTTGAGGGCCGCCGCCGGGACCTACCGGATGATTCCTTACGACACCTACAAGACCTCCTACTACAAGCCCTTCAACTCGGAGAATATCTGGGAACTCGTCTACAGCCTTTCGGACAACAACGGCGGCAACAGCCTCAACTACCTTGTCCGCAAGCCCACCTACGAAAATCCGGGTGCAGAGAACGACGGACAGGTGTCGCAGGCTGTCGGTTATGCCGCCTACGGATTGTTCCCGGCCACGGTCGCCCTGCTGCAGTCCGATCCCGACGATGTGCGCGGCTATCTGGTCTGCGACTTGGGCATTGCCAACAAGGACTATAAGGGTTACCGCAAATATGTGGGTGAGACCTATCACTATGTCTACAATCAGCCTGTCATCCGCCTGCCTGAGATCTATCTGACGCTGGCCGAGGCTTACCTCTGCAAGGAGGGCGGTTCCGTTGCGCTGGCCGAACCCTATTACAACTGCGTGCGTGAGGCGCGCGCGAACACGACGGGATTCGAGTCCTCCTCTGTTTCGGGGGCTCTCGCCGAGGTGCTCGCCGAGCGGCGCCGGGAACTGATGCTCGAGGGGCACAACTACTGGGACTATTTTCGCCGGGGCGAGACGATGAAGCGTCCCGAACTGCTTGAAAATGCCAACAAGATAACCATTGCCTTCGGTTACGGCTCGGGCAAGAGTCAGGCACGCATGCAGGTCGTCTATCCGATTCCGCTGTCGGAACTGGAGGCCAACAAGGCCATCCGCAACCAGCAGAATCCGGGTTACGAGACCTATGACGAGGTATACCAGACCAATAACGAATAA
- a CDS encoding FISUMP domain-containing protein — protein MKKYLYRTLIVLCFALVGFSCEKEESDEEVMLDDVTLNFAPAKKSVQVDLPLDRISNYWHIYAPSEDSWLQYEVIPGRKSMYVVVDGNLTDDVRSSYIMVRSGRQTQRIRVAQDTEGGISLSSDYLPVRYLGASSTLTILNTEFLTDLSVSVEDTEKEWCSALVDGDQLFVNTRFNDRTEARSALLTVTGKRAITGETRTAFVTVYQGKGGMTPYVFEIPDFSESQVYKVMDGQKQVAQITREFLRAKGKINAQAVVVYPVENDEVDLSMGYVAQIVLANSDLDDATYVYAAPTGAVHGGTVSFNAADNTLSGYIAGTLAEPVTKVYMPGDVGMGPEEVVGSKEATVVAHVITDVRKDETNIYPIVKIGTQYWMGKHLNTVYYNKNKNFEAIPTNVTTNETDRRKPNYCIFNYNNGASTETAALMNRERFGLLYPYLTIGGFETVADAGLSNAEDLIADNLSPEGWIVPTKDEANSLKAYLGGNGCMGRLRCFCDYDAEGQPQVFPTAGRQDDNISGFNAPRSGYRSNTGSWTSGAENGCWMWTRSYQNATGSSMFHVIDVQTSQNSARSMSIRSLNDGGIKIKAQ, from the coding sequence ATGAAAAAGTATCTGTATCGGACGCTGATCGTATTGTGCTTCGCGCTGGTCGGCTTCTCGTGTGAGAAGGAGGAGTCGGACGAGGAGGTGATGCTCGACGATGTGACGCTGAACTTCGCTCCGGCCAAGAAATCGGTTCAGGTCGACCTGCCGCTCGACCGGATCAGCAACTATTGGCATATCTATGCTCCGTCGGAGGATTCGTGGCTTCAGTACGAGGTGATTCCGGGCCGCAAGTCGATGTATGTGGTTGTGGACGGCAATCTCACCGACGATGTGCGTTCCTCCTACATCATGGTGCGCAGCGGACGCCAGACGCAGCGCATCCGGGTGGCGCAGGACACCGAGGGTGGCATCTCGCTTTCGTCGGACTACCTTCCGGTGCGCTATCTGGGGGCATCGTCGACGCTTACCATACTCAACACGGAGTTCCTGACCGACCTGTCGGTCTCGGTCGAGGATACCGAGAAGGAGTGGTGCTCCGCATTGGTTGACGGCGACCAGCTTTTCGTCAACACCCGCTTCAACGACCGCACGGAGGCGCGCAGCGCCCTGCTGACCGTTACGGGCAAGCGGGCCATCACCGGTGAGACGCGCACGGCCTTCGTCACCGTCTATCAGGGTAAGGGTGGTATGACGCCCTATGTTTTCGAGATTCCCGACTTCAGCGAGTCGCAGGTTTACAAGGTGATGGACGGCCAGAAACAGGTGGCGCAGATTACCCGGGAGTTCCTGCGCGCGAAAGGCAAGATCAATGCGCAGGCCGTGGTGGTCTACCCGGTGGAGAATGACGAGGTCGATCTCTCGATGGGCTATGTGGCGCAGATCGTGCTCGCCAACTCCGATCTGGATGATGCTACCTATGTCTATGCTGCCCCGACGGGCGCCGTGCACGGTGGAACCGTATCGTTCAATGCGGCCGACAATACGCTGTCGGGCTATATCGCCGGGACGCTGGCCGAACCTGTAACAAAAGTCTATATGCCCGGCGACGTGGGGATGGGTCCCGAGGAGGTCGTCGGCAGCAAGGAGGCTACTGTGGTTGCGCATGTCATTACCGATGTGCGTAAAGATGAAACCAATATCTATCCTATCGTGAAGATCGGCACGCAGTACTGGATGGGCAAGCACCTCAATACGGTCTATTACAACAAGAACAAGAATTTCGAGGCCATTCCGACGAACGTGACGACCAATGAAACAGACCGTCGGAAACCGAACTACTGTATCTTCAATTACAACAACGGTGCGAGCACGGAAACTGCTGCGTTGATGAATCGCGAACGTTTTGGACTGCTTTATCCCTATCTGACCATCGGCGGTTTCGAGACCGTTGCGGATGCCGGGTTGAGCAATGCGGAGGACCTTATTGCGGACAATCTTTCGCCTGAAGGTTGGATCGTGCCGACCAAGGACGAAGCTAATTCTCTGAAAGCCTACCTCGGGGGCAATGGCTGCATGGGACGTCTGCGCTGCTTCTGCGACTATGATGCCGAAGGCCAGCCGCAGGTATTCCCGACAGCAGGACGGCAGGATGACAATATTTCTGGGTTCAATGCTCCCAGAAGCGGTTATAGGAGTAATACAGGAAGTTGGACTTCCGGAGCTGAGAATGGTTGCTGGATGTGGACACGTTCTTATCAGAATGCCACGGGGTCTTCCATGTTTCATGTGATAGATGTGCAGACATCGCAGAATAGTGCCCGTTCTATGTCTATCCGTAGCCTCAACGACGGCGGCATCAAGATCAAGGCGCAGTAA